The following nucleotide sequence is from Gordonia jinghuaiqii.
CCGGCGCGGGTCCGCATACGCAGACGGAAGCCGTGCACGCGCGCGCGACGACGGTTGTTCGGCTGGAAAGTACGCTTGCCCTTGGCCACGGTGACTCCTAATGCTCCCTGTGAGCACGCCGGTTACCCGTGCGTGACCCACATGTTGTCGTTGGTCAGTTGGTCCAGGGCGGTGCCGAACTGGTGTCG
It contains:
- the rpmH gene encoding 50S ribosomal protein L34, giving the protein MAKGKRTFQPNNRRRARVHGFRLRMRTRAGRAIVSSRRTKGRSKLTA